A window of Toxotes jaculatrix isolate fToxJac2 chromosome 11, fToxJac2.pri, whole genome shotgun sequence genomic DNA:
gaTGTGACTGTAATGCTGCAGGAATGTTAGCGTGAAATGTTATGGTGCTATTTTGGAGGTATTTGGAAAATGTTATGTCTTGTTTATAAGATAAATTAAATACGTGTatgtattaaatgtattttgcaTGTGCCTTGAGGTGTGTGGTGTATTCTAAGACATTTAAACTTTGTGTTAAAAACTTTAAGGTCAAAGTTTATTATGTGacatttataaaaagaaaataagcaaaGACTCACTGTAATTACACTGTTATGTTATCACAGTATGTGGCTCTCTATTGGCACCAGTTTCTCAGTGCTGAAGGTTTGTTTATGCACTGTGTTACCTGCAgtttagtattttagttttctcttcttcctcagagGCTGCCATAAATTAGGAGTATTTAGTGGTTTTTCCCTACACAAATACAAGTAGCACCATGGGCCAGCTGATCTCATCAGAAGAAGAACATTCTCATGTGAAGGATACCATTGGCTCTATCCTCTACGATGCCATGAAGGAAGGTGGTGCTGTACCTGACCTCGGAGTTGTCCACCCTGTCCTCCTAGCCAATCGCGATGAGAAGTTTGACTCCAAAACCAGCCTCCAGGAGCAACTGCAACAGGttaataagatttaaaaaagcaTGATGGTATGTtagagtgatgatgatgaacaaaaTATTGAGGAGACAATGAGAGGAGTGAGAGCAAAACATGAGGTGATCTGAAATAGACTGCTCATTGGTTTCACCTTTAAATCCATTCAGTCTTCAAGTGAAGATGGAGATGAACCGGAGGGGGAAGAAAGACGCTGCTTTGTGACAGTTAAGAAAGAGTGACTGTGCAAAATGAGGCACCTCTCAGTATTAGCAATGTGCAGCTGTTGTGGATTGTAAAGACATTACAAATCAATACAATGGCCAACAGGGAGCAATACAACAGCGACAGAATGATGCTGTTCACTCTTGTTCTTACAGAGAATGGAAAGCAATCTACTCACCTAGCACTTTAACTGTATTGAGACAGATGGTCAGAAACAGTTTGCTGGAGTTCTATTACCATTTAAGCACGCCATGAATGCATGCGTTCATTTCTCCTCACCCAGCTGCAGGGCGACATTGGGAACAGGGCGCCCACCTACctgagggatctgattggccgACTGATGACCTTCGCAGATGAGCCACGCCTGGCAGGCTTGGTGGGATTAGTGGTTACTATGGTGATGGATATGGCTTACACGTCATCAAAACGGTCATCAGGGGTGAGAGGGAAGTCAGCGGGGTCATCATCATGCCAGGTAAAACCCCTGATAGAAAATAATGAAGGGAATTCTTGCTGAAATATTATAACAGAGTatatttctttatatatttaCTGATACATTTCAGCCACTAATCACTATATACTAATACGAATAAATCTTGATTTCGAGCGTAACAAGAAAAAGTAAACAGGGTACATAAATGTATACAGAAAGCTTAAAATAGCCATGGCTCCCCAAATTCAAAAATCAATAGTCCTACAATTTCCATGTTTAAATTTCTAACTCCAGCAGAGAGTCTGGGAACTgcaggaggtgatggaggagtACCTGAAGCGCTGTAGGATCAACCTGAATGACAAAGGCAGGCTGATCCAGGACTCTGTCAGACTTGAGGCCCAGCTGAGCCTCATCCTCACTCAGCTGAAGACCTGTATGCTTGGGGGAGACTGTGATTCCAGGTGAGTGAATACAGTAGAGGGGAGGCACAGTTGTAAAGTAGATGATGGTATCATACAGCAGAGCAGCATAGCAGAATGGAAGAAAGTAAAATACAATACAGAGAGAATACAACTGAGCAGATTAACGCTCTGTAGAGTAGAATACAGGTCAGACGTTGAAGCAGAGAAGAACATAAAGGAGTTGCatggaggtgagaggaggacTATTTAGTCAGATTGAGAAGGAACTGTGCGGagagtttgttttgttcctaCACTCTCTATTCCTCCAGGTCTCTGAGGCACTGGGCCAGTGGAGCAGCATTTCACACCCAGATGTTGGTTCACCTGGCTGGTCTTGAGGGTCAAGTCGAGCCCCTTGCTGCAAGGGCTGCACTGGAGCAATACAAGGAAGACCTCACACAGATCATACCTGCTTACAGGTAATACAGTGAGTGCAgtaaatggttttttttttgggtactTGCAACACATGCGTCTGCCCATGTGAGTCACTAATGAGGTAAAAGTGGGCCACATGTTGTGAATAATATCTCTTGTTTACCGTGCGAGGTAGACATGAAAGGTTAGGTTGCAAATATCGATaattttaattgtattttttgtacttttttccgTTTGTGATCAAATGCCTGCTCATCAGTGACCCATATGGAACCGACTTGGGGCCTTTTCACTTGAGTGTCGCTGTCTAAAAGTACAACTTTTTGGTGAGAAAAGGTGGAAGGAGCATCTCTGACTCCAGTGTGTTGAGCCTGCATGACAGGGATGACTTGGAGTTTATATATGCCACTCACAGTGCAGGTAGTCTGCATTCAGTTGGCAGTGTTTTGGTGGAGCTGGAGTTTACACTGTGGGTGGACAACCTATGCAGCAAGTGTACAACATACAGTGCAGGTACAAACACTGAAGACTTTTTTTGAGACGGTGTTGTcagtcagcaaacacacagcacttcAGTGGAAGCTGGAGCCTACAGTAATAAAGCATAGTGACAGCAGAAACCACAGGCACTGGCACAGGCCTGGCTGTCTGCTATGAGACAAGCTTTCCAGCCTGCTCCAAATAtgacagcaaaaacacaaaaaaagctcATCAGACTGTCAGAGAAGTGTAGCCCTAAACTTTCAGCTTACATTTAGACTTGCTgctttcagtaaaaaaaaaatccagtcagACAGACAATGGCTGCAATCCTGATATAATCAACAGCATGTGAgtaaaatggggaaaaaaggaagcaaaaatttgacaaatatcaaatatcagtGAGTTTTTAAACCTTGTGACCAACCAAGAGCCTTCTCAACCTTCAAGCTAGTATCATGTCATCACTATAATATTGTAATGATCGATCCAGGTTTCtgtttgaataaatatgaatttgTAAACCACTTCTAATGAAAGAAGCTGAGTTTCAATCCCCCAATCTCTTCATTACAGGCGATATAAGTCTAATACAGTGTGCGTTGTGAAATGTCGTGGGGGTCTTGTGGCATCATGTGACCCCTCCAATGAGGTGCCAGAGGAGGGATCCATGACGGGGCTCACTGtgatagacagagagacaggaaagagcGTGACCCTCCCTCTGTCCaccctggagacagagacaggtagaCTTTCTTTAGACTTTCTCCAAGAAAGCTTCTTATTTCAATCTCTGAAAAGTTGCATTTAACTGAACTAAGTTAAACTTCACAGGGAGAAGAAGTAAATTCTCTGGGCTTGATAACACCCTCTGGTCCTCCTCCATTAACCTGGACCTGATCACCTCAGATCAGTACATCCAGGCATACCTGGGACATCTGTTCTCTTGTAAGGGACCTGTGGCAGAGCTGGAGAACTACTTTACCAGCGTTAGTGACAATCTGCGAACGCTAAGAACTCAACCAGGATGTACAAACAAGACAAGGGTGAGAAGTGGGTTAGAACAAAGTGACGGAGTGCATCTTAAAAACCGGGCAGAAGGAATAAATGTAGAGCAAAGAGTGGACAAGGGCAAAGGTGAGAAACAGGACATGatggaaaggagaggaagacaagaagaGACGGAGGAACGCAATCAAAGAGATGAGAGTTTGAAACTGAGTATTGTCGAGACGCAGCCGGAGGAAAGCTTTGATCCCAGTCTTTACAGTGCATCAAGTACATGAAGGCAACAATCGGACAGCTGCCATATCATAAGATGTCAGGTCTCTACTGAAGAGAAACATAAAGTCTAACTGAAACATGAACAATTTTAACAGTcttgtttgttatttattcTGCAGTACTACAGTACATACCTCAAAAGTGGTATCAACCATAGCCAAATATGAACCCAAATTAAAGGTAATTTCCACCATAAACTGACACGACATTAATAACAATTACTCCACAAGACATAAGAAAAGTGCTTGATTGTCCACTAAACTAAATGCTTGAGTGCTCAAAGTGTGTGACAATTATTTCCAGctggacatttttctgtgtattttctcAATGCCaagtttgtgtattttctcaatgccaaaatacaaaaaaaaaaaaaaattgcagaaCAATTTTACTAACACTCTTACAGTTCTAACAGATGTACTAGTGGAGCCAAAACAGCCAGGAAGCTAATTATGGGGCTTCCCTTAACAAGTAAACATCAAATCTCAGGGGCAAAATAGCTACAGACAACAATCAGGCAATAGCTGAAAATCCACCATATTGTAAAAGGGTACTAACAGTTATCAATGAATAATTTCTTACAAAAGCTAAAGTGAAACATTCGCTAAATTCGTGTGAATTCCAGATTCTAGGACCTTGGTGAGACATTTTGAATTGGACACTGATCAACTAAGATGCAAACACAGTTAAATCAAATGTTTAGCTATATGATCCCTTGGAGACCTTGGATGttcatattttacattacatacagGCTACTAATGTTGACAAAATATTACTAGCCTTTGCCTTGAATATGGATACAGAGGGTGGAGATAGTgccagtaaagaaaaaaatatacactatggagattaaaaaaaaaaaaaaaaaatccaactctGCACTCACCTGAAAAGCTGAATATATGTGAATCAAATTCATTTCCCCAGAGAGATTTTCTTTGAAACTGGCATCATATTTGATGATGTGAATTACGAGCTCTGTGGTCACAGTGTAACCATGGCAAAACACGTTTCTATGGTTATTAATCGCCACAGTGTAAGTGATATTTCGATGTTTTGGGCCCGCTCCAGTATCAGCGTAGCTTGTAAATGAAAACCTCAGCTTCTGCATTTTTTCTAATATTATGTGTTAGCTGATTAATGTAGTTGGGAGAAAAATTGACTCAAATCGCATCGGCTGTCACTCTTTTTTGGTTCCAAACTCCTGTGGAAAGGTCACAAGCACAACAACCTGTCCACCACCTGCACAAAACCATTTTCCCCTATGCATGTGAAAGGAAATGGAAGTTCAGAAAGGAGACATTTTGAGTGACGTCCACAGGAGAGATGGCACTTTTCGTTGAGTGTTCTTCACTCAGAAAGGTTGAAAAGatgctttctctctcagtgttaTGGTGCGCGATGCAGCAGGTGGGCGAGCAGCGCAGGAGGGAGCTCTTTTGTGGCGTAGTTGGCAGCGCTGTGTGAATGTCAAgccaggagggagagagtgtgtgtgtggatttctgtgtgtgggtgtgttggtgtgagtgtgtgagaaagagctggagagtgtgtgtgaccgcatgtgtatctgtatgtctagattagattagaaagagaaagacatctAGATGTGGAGAGTCCAGACGTGCAAAATattgtgtgtcacagtgtgaatTAAAAGTGGAAGAATGATCATGTacatttgtgagtgtgtgtgtgcattaaggGGAAGGTGTGTGAGTTACTTAGAGAATAAGGGATAATAGGGATGGCAGTACAGAAGGAAAGCAGGAGAGTGGTACAAGTGgttgatgtgtttttctgtgtgtgtgtgtgtgtgtcaggtctCGCTAGCTGTCGATGAGTCACACTTCACAGTTCCAATTACTGGTCTCTGCTCTGCTAATGCTGTCTGATTGGTGTTATTACTCTCTCGCTCTTTTATtctcttcccccctctctcttttttccatttctctcacTGGCTATCAGATTAGTATGACTTTATTATTTAATGTAATGTAGATCTGAGCAGCTTTGTACACACAGCAATGAAAAGCAGTACATGTAATTCATATGCACTGTATAGCATGTGCGTGTAAAATTGCAATAATTTGCATACaactcattctttctttctctgttcatgttagtttttctcttgctgtgtgtttatgtttttctttttctactatttttttctttttaatattctCTCTCTACTTTCTGTCTCTGATCAGTAGAAACCTCTTTCTGTAGCTGCTGGTCCATTATTTTCAGATGGGGGCTGAGAGAGGACCCACGCTGCAGGGTCTGTGGTCAAAAGGGCGGACACCAGCACACATGCTGTCTGGGTGTAAAACATCTCTGACTCAAGGACGGTACGGGTGACTCATAGGCAcaaatgtatgttttgtgttgcaATACAAGGGTTGAAATATAATTGACAGTTTTTCCGCACAAAATTAACAGTTAGAAAACAGTTCACATCAGCCCAACATGTCTATTAGACTGATAACTATTTAAGTTTGAGACCCAAATCCTTGATTATATTTGCCTATTTATTTAATTAGTTCTCAAAAACTTgagtggaaacactgaaaaaaagaatatatatagcaaaaaataaaaatatttatacttAGCTGAAGTTTAAAGGTTGGTGTATcgacaaaagaaaatgtgacaaagtgcaTTGGAAACAGATGAATCATGACGTATATTTGATATGAAGCAAATAGCTTTGTTAGAGGGCCAGATCAGGCCCATTGGCTACCAGTGGCCTAAGGATTTCTGATTTTGGGTTACATTATTAACGTTAACATAACTTGACACATGTACAAGCAAATTAGAGTCTCCAGTTAAGCTAACCTGCATGTCTATGggctgtgggaggaaactggaACACCCAGAGGAAGCCCTGCATGGGGAGAGGAAGTAATCCTTACATTAAAATGTTCCCAGCATGGTCTCAGCTGGCTGGTGCATTCAAACCCAGTGGCATCTTACTGTGCAGTGAAAGTCCTAAccactgacaaaaaataaaaaatgattacGAAACAACCACAACCCTGAGAACATCCGACCACATAAACAACCAAAATGCAACTCTCAAACACttaaacacttacacacacacacacacacacacacacttacacacacacacacacacacacacacacacacgcacacatgcacacaaaagaaaaagaagaaaagataaaTCACATTACCAAAATATCCTCATGTGAAGAACCCACCCACGCCTCCAGAACCACTGGaccaataatgaaaaataaagaatcatGATACTGCGATCAATCATACACATACATCCATATATTCATACTAACATACATTGCTTTACATCTTATGTGGTGCACATTTGATCTTATAAATGTAGATTGTTCTATATGATGCtattgtctctgttttcttgttttcctccagACTCTAGTGGGACATGTATGGACAAAGGGTCAAAAGGTGACTCGCACattaaaaaagacagaggaggagagtgtgtACATTAAAGTAGGTTAACTACCTGATGGCCTGTGTTTATGTGGGTGTACATACAGATGTAGTGGAAAGCCTCTATGTCtggatctgtgtgtttgtgcctgtacACTGTGGTTAGTTGTCGTGAAAGCGTCGCCGCGGCAACAGAAAATCGCCACAGTAACTCGACATCATCACGCCGCCCACAGCCTCTCAGCAGAGAACAGTCGCTGGCACAGAGTAACCTACtgtcgagtgtgtgtgtgtttgtgtcagtacatgtgttagtgtgtacagtgagttgtgttttgatactgtgcatatatatatgtgtgtgtgtgttcttttgtgtgGGTGCCTGCAagtcagagagaggaggacttGGTCATCAACTTATGCCAAGAGAAAGGGTGGAAGACGAGCAAGTGAGACAAGAAACTGAGAGAAGACTGACAGAGGAATGGAGGtagaaaggaagggagggattGAGACgcgaggaaggagagaggaagaaaggcgGAGAGAGGAAAGGGCAAAGGGATGGATGGGGAAGGGGGAAGTGactgaaggaagaaaggaaagaatgGATGAGAGAAAAGACAATGTACTTTAACACGTGGAAGAACAGGACAGAGacaataagaaagaaagaaaggtgaaAGGAAACTGTAATCCCTGAAAACTTGTTTTCAAATCATCAAAGCACTGATATTCATGACTAAAGCAAAAatcaaagttaacaaaacatcctttgttattatttattatttatcaaaaaCTATTATTAACTATTCTGCTTCATCAGCATTGTATGCGTGGTTTTGATCCCATGCGACTGACAGGAACCAAACAACCCACCAACTGTCAGATTCAAACGCTGCTAAATCGGTGAAAAGAACATGGATAAAAAGGGAGATACAGAAACCTCTCAtgtgaaataaccaaaactGATATCAAACTATAGCAGAAAATAATGTGTTCTTGTCAGACCCCGTCACTCACAGTAAGAAGCTGACtgacaaaatatgttttcagggcttttaaaactacattaactgatttttttttaccacctgGGGACAATGGAGAAAGctgaaaacacatctgaaatATTATCCTCTCATAAAGCTGCTATGGCTAACGTGTTAACAAACatttgcctatttacacatcctgCTCTGTGGAGATGAGTGGGACTGCAAAGCTCTGaatctctgtgggtttgtcactgtgAGCGTCATACTTCACATTACACGCAGTCCTTTGATCCATCATCATTATGAAAAAACATGGACCGCTTCAAGAGCTGAATAAGACCTAAGTGTTAAAGCACCATACCGGtgattttgcatgttttagctaACTCCAAATTGCATACGCTTTCCATTATTGTAGAGCCATGTACAGTTGTGAGTTAGATTGATTTCCTACCTTCAAGGCAGCCTTTGG
This region includes:
- the LOC121189773 gene encoding uncharacterized protein LOC121189773 translates to MGQLISSEEEHSHVKDTIGSILYDAMKEGGAVPDLGVVHPVLLANRDEKFDSKTSLQEQLQQLQGDIGNRAPTYLRDLIGRLMTFADEPRLAGLVGLVVTMVMDMAYTSSKRSSGVRGKSAGSSSCQQRVWELQEVMEEYLKRCRINLNDKGRLIQDSVRLEAQLSLILTQLKTCMLGGDCDSRSLRHWASGAAFHTQMLVHLAGLEGQVEPLAARAALEQYKEDLTQIIPAYRRYKSNTVCVVKCRGGLVASCDPSNEVPEEGSMTGLTVIDRETGKSVTLPLSTLETETGRRSKFSGLDNTLWSSSINLDLITSDQYIQAYLGHLFSCKGPVAELENYFTSVSDNLRTLRTQPGCTNKTRVRSGLEQSDGVHLKNRAEGINVEQRVDKGKGEKQDMMERRGRQEETEERNQRDESLKLSIVETQPEESFDPSLYSASST